The genomic segment CCCCATATGATCACGTTTTATGGGAGAGGTCGGATTGGCCGGAGAGGAAACCGGACGGCACGCCGTCCGGTCGCAGCGGGGCGCGGCATTCGCGATCTGGTATCTGCGCGTCGTTTCGTTCATCAATTTCCTGAGCGCCGTCTGGGTCACCCTCGGGCAGGACCTGCGGCGGCACAACACCGAGAACTACTTCACGCCGTACCTGCTCTCCGCCGGGTTCTCCTCGGGTGTGGTCGCGCTCTTCCTGGCGATCACCATGCGCCGCCGCAAGCGGGCCGCCTGGATTCTGAACCTGGTGCTCGCCGGGCTTCTGCTGCTGCTGTTCGTCTTCGTGATGTTCTTCCCGGAGTTCCGGCGGTACCCGGTGAACTGGGTCTCGCTGGTGCTGACGGCCGCGTTCGTGCTGGCGCTGGTGCTCGGGCGGCGCGAGTTCTACGCGAAGGGTGACCGGTCCAACGTCCGGCTGGCCGCCCTGGTCGCGGTCGGCGGACTGCTCGTCACCTCCCTGCTGGCCGCCCTGCTGGTCAACCTGACCAACACCGCGCACGACGGCTACCGCTCGTCCTTCCTGGACCGCTGGCGCTACGGCCTGATGCGGCTGATCTCGCTCGCCACCGAGGACTCCCGGTTCCGGGACATCTCCACCCCCGGCTGGGTGGACGTCACCATCAACATCCTCTCCACCCTGCTGCTGATCGCCGTGGTGTACGCGGCGTTCCGGTCCCGCCGGGCCGTCGACCCGCTCACCGAGGAGGACGAGGAACGGCTCCGCGTCCTCCTCGACAAGCACGGCGAGCGCGACTCGCTCGGCTACTTCGCGCTGCGCCGCGAGAAGAGCGTGGTCTGGTCGCCGACGGGGAAGGCCGCCGTCACCTACCGGGTGGTCGGCGGGGTTTCCCTCGCCTCCGGTGATCCGATCGGCGATCCGGAGGCATGGCCGGGCGCGATCGAACCGTGGCTGGCCGAGGCCCGCGAACACGGCTGGATTCCCGCGGTGATAGGGGCCGGCGAGGAGGGCGGCACGGTCTACGCGCGCCACGGCCTCGACGCGCTGGAGCTGGGCGACGAGGCGATCGTGGAGACCGCGGAGTTCACGCTCGACGGCCGGGCGATGCGGACGGTGCGGCAGGCGTACAACCGGGTCGGGCGGGCGGGGTACGACGTCACCGTACGGCGGCACGCGGACATCCCCGCCGACGAGATGGCCGAGCTGGTGCGGCGCGCGGACGACTGGCGCGACGGAGCCACCGAGCGCGGTTTCTCGATGGCGCTGGGACGGCTGGGCGACCCGGCGGACGGCCGGTGCGTGATGGTCGAGTGCCGGGACTCCTCCCCCGGTACCGCGGAGGACGGCGGGTCCGGGGAGCGGGACGGCGACGCGCGGGGCGAACTGCGGGCCGTGCTCAGCTTCGTGCCGTGGGGCCCGCACGGCCTCTCGCTGGACCTGATGCGGCGTGACCGCGGGTCCGAGAACGGGCTGATGGAGTTCATGGTCATCGAACTCCTCCAGCACGCCGGGGAGATCGGGGTCACCCAGGTCTCACTGAACTTCGCGATGTTCCGGTCGGTCTTCGAACGCGGCTCGCGACTCGGCGCGGGTCCGGTGCTGAGGCTGTGGCGTTCACTGCTCAGCTTCTTCTCCCGCTGGTGGCAGATCGAGTCGCTGTACCGGGCCAACGCGAAGTACCGGCCGATCTGGGAACCCCGCTTCCTGCTCTTCGAGAAGAGCTCCGACCTGCTGCGCATCGGGGTCGCGGCGGGCCGGGCCGAGGGCTTCCTGGAGGCGCCCGGACTGCCCAAGTGGATGCACCGCTCACACCTCGGGACCGGCAGATGAACACGGCCGGCGTCCGGTGCGCGC from the Streptomyces sp. AM 4-1-1 genome contains:
- a CDS encoding phosphatidylglycerol lysyltransferase domain-containing protein, which encodes MGEVGLAGEETGRHAVRSQRGAAFAIWYLRVVSFINFLSAVWVTLGQDLRRHNTENYFTPYLLSAGFSSGVVALFLAITMRRRKRAAWILNLVLAGLLLLLFVFVMFFPEFRRYPVNWVSLVLTAAFVLALVLGRREFYAKGDRSNVRLAALVAVGGLLVTSLLAALLVNLTNTAHDGYRSSFLDRWRYGLMRLISLATEDSRFRDISTPGWVDVTINILSTLLLIAVVYAAFRSRRAVDPLTEEDEERLRVLLDKHGERDSLGYFALRREKSVVWSPTGKAAVTYRVVGGVSLASGDPIGDPEAWPGAIEPWLAEAREHGWIPAVIGAGEEGGTVYARHGLDALELGDEAIVETAEFTLDGRAMRTVRQAYNRVGRAGYDVTVRRHADIPADEMAELVRRADDWRDGATERGFSMALGRLGDPADGRCVMVECRDSSPGTAEDGGSGERDGDARGELRAVLSFVPWGPHGLSLDLMRRDRGSENGLMEFMVIELLQHAGEIGVTQVSLNFAMFRSVFERGSRLGAGPVLRLWRSLLSFFSRWWQIESLYRANAKYRPIWEPRFLLFEKSSDLLRIGVAAGRAEGFLEAPGLPKWMHRSHLGTGR